The Sphingobium sp. JS3065 genome includes a region encoding these proteins:
- a CDS encoding dihydrofolate reductase, whose product MTHPAPEIVLILARADNGVIGKDGDLPWRLPADLRHFKALTLGHPMVMGRKTFDSLPGLLPGRRHIVLTRDSAWAGEGAEPVPTAETAIAKAAAATVAVIGGAEIYRLFLPLAHRIELTEVHVDAEGDTHIAYPDPAEWQETAREDHPAKDGRPAYSFVTFRRPATHCQRPDTPL is encoded by the coding sequence ATGACCCATCCCGCCCCTGAAATCGTCCTCATCCTCGCCCGCGCGGACAATGGCGTGATCGGCAAGGATGGCGACCTGCCCTGGCGCCTGCCCGCCGACCTCCGGCATTTCAAGGCGCTGACCCTGGGCCACCCGATGGTCATGGGCCGCAAGACCTTCGACAGCCTGCCCGGCCTGCTCCCCGGCCGCCGCCACATCGTCCTTACCCGCGACAGCGCATGGGCAGGGGAGGGCGCCGAACCTGTCCCCACGGCGGAAACCGCCATCGCAAAGGCCGCTGCCGCCACGGTCGCGGTGATCGGCGGCGCGGAAATCTATCGCCTCTTCCTGCCGCTCGCCCACCGCATCGAACTCACCGAAGTCCATGTCGACGCGGAAGGCGACACCCATATCGCCTATCCCGACCCTGCCGAATGGCAGGAAACCGCCCGCGAAGATCATCCCGCGAAAGACGGCCGCCCCGCCTACAGCTTCGTCACCTTCCGCCGCCCGGCCACGCATTGCCAGCGGCCGGACACACCCCTATAG
- a CDS encoding 5-(carboxyamino)imidazole ribonucleotide synthase gives MTTIAPGSTIGILGGGQLGRMIAIAAAQLGYRTHIYAPETSGPAADVSPRWTQGAYEDAAALAAFADSVDVVTYEFENIDPLAIEVLATHGLVRPGAQALRIAQDRLAEKRFVCDLGGLTAPFAPVESLDDLEEAIDRIGSRAILKTNRMGYDGKGQARLSDPGDAVRAWNAIQRQSAILEGFVTFAQEFSVILVRGADGQIRFWDSAANVHKDGILDTSTVPAGSLIEGQLPEARALASKVADALDYVGVLTLEYFASADGPVFNEMAPRVHNSGHWTIEGALTSQFENHVRAICGLPLGDTGLAAAKVEMHNLIGEQANDWLQILSDPANHLHLYGKHEARSGRKMGHVTRLTL, from the coding sequence ATGACGACGATCGCGCCCGGCTCCACCATCGGCATATTAGGCGGCGGCCAGCTTGGCCGCATGATCGCCATCGCCGCCGCGCAGCTTGGCTATCGCACCCACATCTACGCCCCGGAAACGAGCGGCCCCGCCGCCGACGTTTCCCCCCGCTGGACGCAGGGCGCCTATGAAGACGCCGCCGCCCTCGCGGCCTTCGCCGACAGCGTCGACGTGGTGACCTATGAGTTCGAGAATATCGACCCCTTGGCCATCGAAGTCCTCGCCACGCACGGCCTCGTCCGCCCCGGCGCGCAGGCGCTGCGCATCGCGCAGGACCGCCTCGCCGAAAAGCGCTTCGTCTGCGACCTTGGCGGCCTGACCGCCCCCTTCGCCCCGGTCGAAAGCCTGGACGACCTGGAAGAAGCCATCGACCGGATCGGCAGCAGGGCGATCCTGAAAACCAACCGCATGGGCTATGACGGCAAGGGGCAGGCCCGCCTTTCCGACCCCGGCGACGCGGTGCGCGCATGGAACGCGATTCAGCGCCAGAGCGCCATACTGGAAGGCTTCGTCACCTTCGCGCAGGAATTTTCCGTCATCCTCGTTCGCGGCGCGGACGGCCAGATTCGTTTCTGGGACTCCGCCGCCAACGTCCATAAGGACGGCATTCTCGACACGTCCACGGTCCCCGCAGGCTCCCTGATCGAAGGCCAGCTTCCCGAAGCCCGCGCCCTCGCGTCGAAGGTCGCCGACGCCCTCGACTATGTCGGCGTCCTGACGCTGGAATATTTCGCCAGCGCCGACGGCCCGGTCTTCAACGAAATGGCCCCCCGCGTTCACAATAGCGGCCACTGGACCATCGAAGGCGCGCTCACCAGCCAGTTCGAAAACCATGTCCGCGCCATTTGCGGCCTGCCGCTGGGCGACACCGGCCTCGCCGCCGCAAAGGTCGAGATGCATAATCTGATCGGCGAACAGGCCAATGACTGGCTGCAAATCCTGTCCGATCCGGCCAACCACCTGCACCTCTACGGCAAGCATGAAGCCCGCTCCGGCCGCAAGATGGGCCACGTCACCCGCTTGACCCTATGA
- the gpmA gene encoding 2,3-diphosphoglycerate-dependent phosphoglycerate mutase, with amino-acid sequence MPTLVLIRHGQSAWNLENRFTGWWDVDVTEKGAEEARAAGRLLKEKGLDFDQCYTSVQTRAIKTLNLVLEEMGRLWLPVEKDWRLNERHYGGLTGLNKAETAARHGDDQVKIWRRSFDTPPPPLEAGSEFDLSKDRRYAGIAIPSTESLKDTIARVLPYWEERIAPDLKAGKRVVISAHGNSLRALVKHLSNIPDDEITELEIPTGQPIVYDLADDLTAKDRYYLSER; translated from the coding sequence ATGCCCACCCTCGTCCTCATCCGCCACGGCCAGTCCGCCTGGAATCTCGAAAACCGCTTTACCGGCTGGTGGGACGTGGACGTGACCGAAAAGGGCGCGGAGGAAGCCCGCGCCGCCGGTCGCCTGCTCAAGGAAAAGGGGCTGGATTTCGACCAGTGCTACACCTCCGTCCAGACCCGCGCGATCAAGACGCTGAACCTGGTGCTGGAGGAGATGGGCCGCCTCTGGCTGCCCGTGGAAAAGGACTGGCGCCTCAACGAACGCCATTATGGCGGCCTCACCGGCCTCAACAAGGCGGAGACGGCGGCCAGGCATGGCGACGATCAGGTGAAGATCTGGCGCCGCAGCTTCGACACGCCGCCGCCGCCGCTGGAGGCGGGCAGCGAATTCGACCTGTCGAAGGACCGCCGCTATGCGGGCATCGCCATCCCCTCGACGGAATCGCTGAAGGACACCATCGCCCGCGTGCTCCCCTATTGGGAGGAACGCATCGCTCCCGACCTGAAGGCGGGCAAGCGCGTCGTCATCTCCGCCCACGGCAACTCGCTCCGCGCACTGGTGAAGCATCTGTCGAACATCCCCGATGACGAGATCACCGAACTGGAAATCCCGACCGGCCAGCCCATCGTCTATGACCTCGCCGACGACCTGACGGCCAAGGACCGCTACTATCTGTCGGAACGCTAA
- the purE gene encoding 5-(carboxyamino)imidazole ribonucleotide mutase: MTGAVEAAKVGIIMGSRSDWETMRHASETLEALGVAHECKVVSAHRTPQRLYDYATGAVDRGLKVIIAGAGGAAHLPGMAASMTRLPVLGVPVESKALKGMDSLLSIVQMPGGIPVGTLAIGKPGAINAALLAASILATTDEALAQRLDAWRAKQTNDVAETPE, from the coding sequence ATGACCGGGGCAGTCGAAGCCGCAAAAGTCGGCATCATCATGGGCAGCCGATCCGACTGGGAAACGATGCGCCATGCGTCCGAAACCCTCGAAGCGCTCGGCGTCGCCCATGAATGCAAGGTCGTTTCCGCCCACCGCACCCCGCAGCGCCTCTACGACTACGCCACCGGCGCGGTCGACCGTGGCCTGAAAGTCATCATCGCCGGTGCAGGCGGCGCCGCGCACCTCCCCGGCATGGCAGCATCGATGACCCGCCTCCCGGTCCTGGGCGTCCCCGTGGAATCCAAGGCATTGAAGGGCATGGACAGCTTGCTCTCCATCGTCCAGATGCCCGGCGGCATCCCCGTGGGCACGCTCGCCATCGGCAAGCCCGGCGCGATCAACGCGGCGCTGCTGGCCGCCTCCATCCTCGCCACCACCGACGAAGCGCTGGCCCAGCGGCTGGACGCCTGGCGCGCCAAGCAGACCAACGACGTAGCGGAAACCCCGGAATAA
- the sppA gene encoding signal peptide peptidase SppA, giving the protein MAFVKGMWRILVAIKDGLVLLFLLGFFGLLYAALSWSPKPAQSVRSGALLLKLEGSIVEQPSEVDPMALLTGGNDRAKEYGLADIVAALDAARDDKKVKAVVLNLDGFAGGGQVALARVGKALDAVRAAKKPVFAYATIYSDDGYQLAAHASESWVNPLGGVAITGRGGSGLYYKGLIDKLGVNTHVYRVGTYKSFVEPFTRTGQSPEAKQANQALADALWEDWKQDVARARPKARLAAYVGNPAGLAEAAGGNLAKAALGAGLIDRLGDEAAFGARVAEVAGDAPDDKDGDFAAIDLRTYMKAHKPADDGDIGVLTIAGDIVDGEAGPGTAAGDTISGLLRKALAEKDLKALVVRVDSPGGSVMASEKIRSAIMEAKTDGLPVVVSMGNVAASGGYWVSTPANVIFAEPDTITGSIGVFGILPSFEGTLAKIGVTTDGVKTTPLSGQPDVAGGTTPEFDRIMQMGVEDIYGRFVGLVAQSRRKTPQQIDAIAQGRVWDGGTARQIGLVDRFGGLEDAIAEAAKLAKIDPAKAKPYRIAKEPDKFAEFVQSIVDREDEDDAGAPDSLMGRDLLGRQAMVQRNWALQAVSDVRALVSGAGVRADCLECRGYGAPRVAKAADERGLMAVLLGFWR; this is encoded by the coding sequence TTGGCATTCGTGAAGGGCATGTGGCGCATATTGGTCGCCATCAAGGACGGGCTGGTGCTGCTGTTCCTGCTGGGCTTCTTCGGCCTTCTCTATGCGGCGCTGTCCTGGTCGCCCAAGCCCGCGCAGAGCGTGCGCAGCGGCGCGCTGTTGCTGAAGCTGGAGGGCAGCATCGTCGAGCAGCCTTCCGAGGTCGATCCGATGGCGCTGCTGACGGGCGGGAACGACCGGGCGAAGGAATATGGGTTGGCCGACATCGTCGCCGCGCTGGACGCCGCCAGGGATGACAAGAAGGTCAAGGCCGTGGTGCTGAACCTGGACGGGTTCGCGGGCGGCGGTCAGGTGGCGCTGGCGCGGGTGGGAAAGGCGCTGGACGCCGTGCGCGCCGCGAAGAAGCCGGTCTTCGCCTATGCGACCATCTATAGCGACGACGGCTATCAACTGGCCGCCCATGCCAGCGAAAGCTGGGTCAATCCGCTGGGCGGCGTGGCGATCACCGGGCGCGGCGGATCGGGGCTTTACTATAAGGGGCTGATCGACAAGCTGGGGGTCAACACCCATGTCTATCGCGTCGGCACCTATAAGAGCTTTGTCGAACCCTTCACACGGACCGGCCAGTCGCCGGAGGCGAAGCAGGCCAACCAGGCGCTGGCCGATGCGCTGTGGGAGGATTGGAAGCAGGACGTCGCCAGGGCGCGGCCCAAGGCCAGGCTGGCGGCCTATGTCGGCAATCCGGCGGGCCTGGCGGAGGCGGCTGGCGGCAATCTGGCAAAGGCGGCGCTGGGCGCGGGCCTGATCGACAGGCTGGGCGACGAAGCGGCCTTTGGGGCGCGGGTGGCGGAGGTGGCGGGCGACGCGCCGGACGACAAGGACGGGGACTTCGCGGCCATCGACCTGCGCACCTATATGAAGGCGCACAAGCCCGCCGATGACGGGGATATCGGCGTGCTGACCATCGCGGGCGATATCGTCGATGGCGAGGCCGGGCCGGGCACGGCGGCGGGCGACACGATTTCGGGGCTGCTGCGCAAGGCGCTGGCGGAGAAGGATTTGAAGGCGCTGGTGGTGCGGGTCGATTCGCCGGGCGGATCGGTGATGGCGTCGGAGAAGATCCGCAGCGCCATCATGGAGGCCAAGACCGACGGACTGCCGGTCGTGGTGTCCATGGGCAATGTCGCGGCCAGCGGCGGTTATTGGGTGTCGACGCCCGCGAACGTCATCTTTGCCGAGCCGGACACGATCACCGGGTCGATCGGCGTGTTCGGCATCCTCCCAAGTTTCGAGGGCACGTTGGCGAAGATCGGCGTGACCACCGACGGGGTGAAGACGACGCCGCTTTCCGGCCAGCCCGACGTGGCCGGGGGCACGACGCCGGAATTCGACCGGATCATGCAGATGGGGGTCGAGGATATTTACGGCCGCTTCGTCGGGCTGGTCGCGCAATCCCGGCGCAAGACGCCGCAGCAGATCGACGCCATCGCGCAGGGCCGTGTGTGGGACGGCGGCACGGCGCGGCAGATCGGGCTGGTGGATCGCTTCGGCGGGCTGGAGGACGCGATTGCCGAGGCGGCGAAGCTGGCGAAGATCGATCCGGCCAAGGCCAAACCCTATCGCATCGCCAAGGAGCCGGACAAATTCGCGGAATTCGTCCAGTCCATCGTGGATCGCGAGGATGAGGATGATGCCGGGGCGCCCGATAGCCTGATGGGGCGCGACCTGCTGGGACGGCAGGCGATGGTGCAGCGGAACTGGGCCTTGCA
- a CDS encoding bifunctional riboflavin kinase/FAD synthetase, with protein MERLHSSAPMPAHLRGSIMALGNFDGFHAGHQAVARRAIALASAQGRPAIIATFDPHPMRLFRPETPWFRLTTLDQRERLFARAGADAMLVFDFTRGLAALDPQAFVDLLAQWGVAGVVTGEDFTFGKDRAGSIATLAELGAPLGIAAQAVAPITGQDGDIISSTRIRQALKSGDCAMATRLLTRPFTIEGTVQHGDKLGRTIGFPTANVDLGHYLRPAYGIYAVRGLLPDGRVLDGAANLGIRPSFDPPKELLEPHFFDFAESLYDQRIEVQMIHFLRPEAKFDGLDALMAAIAKDCDDARQILAGTPHLA; from the coding sequence ATGGAGCGGCTGCACAGCAGCGCCCCGATGCCCGCCCATCTGCGCGGCAGCATCATGGCGCTGGGGAATTTCGACGGATTTCACGCCGGGCACCAGGCCGTTGCCCGCCGCGCCATAGCGCTTGCCAGCGCGCAGGGCCGCCCGGCGATCATCGCCACCTTCGACCCGCATCCCATGCGGCTGTTCCGCCCGGAAACGCCCTGGTTCCGCCTGACGACGCTCGATCAGCGCGAACGCCTGTTCGCCAGGGCGGGCGCCGACGCGATGCTGGTCTTCGACTTCACCCGCGGACTGGCCGCGCTCGACCCGCAGGCTTTCGTCGATCTGCTGGCGCAATGGGGCGTCGCCGGAGTCGTGACCGGGGAGGATTTCACCTTCGGCAAGGACCGCGCCGGTTCCATCGCAACCCTTGCGGAACTGGGCGCGCCCCTCGGCATCGCCGCGCAGGCCGTGGCCCCGATCACGGGGCAGGATGGCGACATCATCTCCTCCACCCGGATCCGGCAGGCGCTGAAATCCGGCGATTGCGCCATGGCCACCCGCCTGCTGACCCGCCCCTTCACTATAGAGGGTACGGTCCAGCATGGCGACAAGCTGGGCCGCACCATCGGTTTCCCGACCGCCAATGTCGACCTGGGCCATTATCTGCGCCCGGCCTATGGCATCTACGCCGTGCGCGGCCTGCTCCCGGATGGCCGGGTGCTGGACGGCGCCGCCAATCTCGGCATCCGCCCCAGTTTCGATCCGCCCAAGGAATTGCTGGAACCGCATTTCTTCGACTTCGCCGAAAGTCTCTACGATCAGCGGATAGAGGTTCAGATGATCCACTTCCTCCGCCCCGAAGCGAAGTTTGACGGCCTCGACGCCCTGATGGCCGCCATTGCGAAGGACTGCGACGATGCGCGGCAAATCCTTGCGGGAACGCCCCACCTCGCGTAG